A single region of the Streptomyces sp. NBC_00425 genome encodes:
- a CDS encoding endo-1,4-beta-xylanase, translating to MGSYALPGSVGRRKPRGLLPALVAGALGVVAALAVPPTAHAAENTLGAAAAQSGRYFGTAIASGRLGDSAYTSIAGREFNSVTAENEMKIDATEPQRGQFNFSAGDRVYNWAVQNGKQVRGHTLAWHSQQPGWMQSLSGSTLRQAMIGHINGVMAHYKGKIAQWDVVNEAFADGSSGARRDSNLQRTGNDWIEVAFRTARAADPAAKLCYNDYNVENWTWAKTQAVYSMVRDFKQRGVPIDCVGFQSHFNSGSPYNSNFRTTLQSFAALGVDVAVTELDIQGASASTYANVTNDCLAVPRCLGITVWGVRDSDSWRSQDTPLLFNGDGSKKAAYPAVLNALNGGTSTPPAGSGTIKGVASGRCLDVPGTSTTDGTQLHLWDCHNGTNQQWAGTAAGELRVYGNKCLDAAGTASGTKVQIYGCWGGDNQKWRLNSDGTIVGVQSGLCLDTVAGGTANGTLIQLSSCSNGSSQRWTRS from the coding sequence CCGGCGCCCTCGGCGTGGTCGCCGCGCTGGCGGTGCCGCCGACCGCACACGCCGCCGAGAACACGCTCGGCGCCGCCGCGGCGCAGAGCGGCCGCTACTTCGGCACCGCCATCGCCTCGGGCAGGCTGGGCGACTCGGCGTACACGTCGATCGCGGGCCGTGAGTTCAACTCGGTGACGGCGGAGAACGAGATGAAGATCGACGCCACCGAACCACAGCGGGGCCAGTTCAACTTCAGCGCCGGTGACCGCGTCTACAACTGGGCGGTGCAGAACGGCAAGCAGGTGCGCGGTCACACCCTGGCCTGGCACTCCCAGCAGCCCGGCTGGATGCAGAGCCTCAGCGGCAGCACGCTGCGGCAAGCGATGATCGGCCACATCAACGGCGTGATGGCCCACTACAAGGGCAAGATCGCCCAGTGGGACGTCGTGAACGAGGCCTTCGCCGACGGCAGTTCGGGAGCGCGGCGCGACTCCAACCTGCAGCGCACCGGCAACGACTGGATCGAGGTCGCCTTCCGCACCGCGCGCGCCGCCGACCCGGCGGCCAAGCTCTGCTACAACGACTACAACGTCGAGAACTGGACCTGGGCGAAGACCCAGGCCGTGTACTCCATGGTCCGGGACTTCAAGCAGCGCGGCGTGCCGATCGACTGCGTCGGCTTCCAGTCGCACTTCAACAGCGGCAGCCCCTACAACAGCAACTTCCGCACCACCCTGCAGAGCTTCGCCGCCCTCGGTGTCGACGTGGCCGTCACCGAACTCGACATCCAGGGCGCCTCGGCCTCGACCTACGCCAACGTGACCAACGACTGCCTGGCCGTCCCGCGCTGCCTCGGCATCACCGTCTGGGGTGTGCGCGACAGCGACTCCTGGCGATCGCAGGACACGCCGCTGCTGTTCAACGGTGACGGCAGCAAGAAGGCCGCGTATCCGGCCGTCCTCAACGCACTCAACGGCGGTACCTCCACGCCCCCTGCGGGTTCCGGAACGATCAAGGGCGTCGCTTCGGGCCGCTGCCTGGACGTGCCAGGCACCAGTACGACGGACGGCACCCAGCTCCACCTGTGGGACTGCCACAACGGCACCAATCAGCAGTGGGCCGGCACCGCCGCCGGCGAGCTCAGGGTCTACGGCAACAAGTGCCTGGACGCCGCCGGTACCGCCAGCGGCACCAAGGTCCAGATCTACGGCTGCTGGGGCGGCGACAACCAGAAATGGCGTCTCAACTCCGACGGAACCATCGTCGGCGTCCAGTCCGGCCTCTGCCTCGACACCGTCGCGGGAGGCACCGCCAACGGAACCCTGATCCAGCTCTCCTCCTGCTCGAACGGCAGCAGCCAGCGCTGGACCCGCTCCTGA
- a CDS encoding RICIN domain-containing protein: MKAYGAASPAPPERQRWWSRVAAVVAAALAIGMLAVVHPAPAEAATVDTDAWYVLVNRNSGKALDVSGTATADGARISQWTRNDGANQQWQFVDSGGGFYRLKARHSGKVLDVAGASNADGAAIQQWADHNGANQQFRLADSDAGNVRLINRTSSKAVEVQGASTADGANVVQYSDWGGANQQWQMIKLSSGGGGGGGGGGGCGIAPTLASGTYTMQSGGKSRSFILRVPANYDNSHPYRLIFAFHWRGGTAGDVSSGGTSGNAWSYYGQQEQSNNSAILVAPQGLGNGWANAGGEDVTFVDDMIRRIEGGLCVNPAQRFATGFSWGGGMSYALACSRANVFRAVAVMSGAQISGCSGGGQPIAYFGIHGVSDSVLDIGQGRSLRDRFVGNNGCTPQSPREPAPGSRTHITTVYSGCRAGYPVQWAAFDGGHIPGPVDGSSGESGVTTWTKAEIWRFFAQFQ; encoded by the coding sequence ATGAAGGCCTACGGTGCGGCTTCTCCCGCCCCTCCCGAACGACAACGCTGGTGGTCCCGGGTCGCCGCCGTGGTGGCCGCGGCCCTCGCGATCGGCATGCTCGCCGTGGTGCATCCGGCGCCCGCCGAGGCGGCGACGGTGGACACCGATGCCTGGTACGTCCTGGTCAACCGCAACAGCGGCAAGGCGTTGGACGTCTCTGGCACGGCCACCGCCGACGGCGCACGGATCAGTCAGTGGACGCGCAACGACGGAGCCAACCAGCAGTGGCAGTTCGTGGACTCCGGCGGCGGCTTCTACCGGCTCAAGGCCCGGCATTCGGGCAAGGTGCTCGACGTGGCCGGGGCCTCCAACGCAGACGGGGCCGCGATCCAGCAGTGGGCCGACCACAACGGGGCCAACCAGCAGTTCCGGCTGGCCGACTCCGACGCGGGCAACGTCCGGCTGATCAACCGCACCAGCAGCAAGGCGGTGGAGGTCCAGGGCGCCTCCACCGCCGACGGAGCCAACGTCGTCCAGTACTCCGACTGGGGCGGCGCCAATCAGCAATGGCAGATGATCAAGCTGTCGTCCGGCGGCGGCGGTGGCGGAGGCGGCGGCGGAGGCTGTGGCATCGCCCCGACCCTGGCGAGCGGTACGTACACGATGCAGAGCGGCGGTAAGAGCCGCAGCTTCATCCTCAGGGTTCCCGCCAACTACGACAACAGCCACCCCTATCGGCTGATCTTCGCGTTCCACTGGAGGGGCGGGACCGCCGGCGACGTCTCCTCGGGAGGCACGAGCGGGAACGCCTGGTCCTACTACGGCCAGCAGGAACAGTCGAACAACTCCGCGATCCTCGTCGCTCCCCAGGGCCTCGGCAACGGCTGGGCCAATGCGGGCGGTGAGGACGTCACCTTCGTCGACGACATGATCCGGCGCATCGAAGGCGGGCTCTGTGTCAACCCGGCCCAGCGTTTCGCCACGGGATTCAGCTGGGGCGGCGGTATGAGTTACGCACTCGCATGCAGCCGGGCGAACGTCTTCAGGGCCGTCGCGGTCATGTCCGGCGCCCAGATCAGCGGGTGCAGCGGCGGCGGCCAGCCCATCGCCTACTTCGGAATCCACGGCGTCAGCGACTCCGTCCTCGACATCGGGCAAGGACGGTCCCTGCGCGACAGATTCGTCGGCAACAACGGTTGCACTCCCCAGAGCCCGCGTGAGCCCGCGCCGGGCAGCCGGACGCACATCACCACCGTCTACTCGGGCTGCCGCGCCGGTTACCCGGTCCAATGGGCCGCGTTCGACGGAGGCCACATACCCGGCCCGGTCGACGGCTCCTCCGGTGAGAGCGGCGTCACCACCTGGACCAAGGCAGAGATCTGGAGGTTCTTCGCACAGTTCCAGTGA
- a CDS encoding metallophosphoesterase, translated as MTDTSDTRPTEGEAQTPRQSRLQRLMRYLPLIAPVLLWTVPCGVLLYSGQHWPLSGTLVGTALFVLGLVGMPLAMVRGHGRRQQDRAAIVGDTLLGAGWVLFTWSVLLGVLLRLALTLAGVGESQDRARTVTWAVLGTTAVLLAWGYAEARRVPRVRRLDVQLPRLGAGLDGTRVALITDTHYGPLDRARWSARVCETVNALEADLVCHTGDIADGTAEHRRAQAAPLGTVRATRARVYVTGNHEYYSEAQGWVDLMDELGWEPLRNRHLLLERGGDTLVVAGVDDVTAESSGLAGHRAHLAGALNGADPDLPVLLLAHQPKFVDRAAAAGIDLQLSGHTHGGQIWPFHHLVRLDQPALAGLSRHGARTLLYTSRGTGFWGPPFRVFAPSEITLLVLRSPHLPSSP; from the coding sequence GTGACCGACACCAGCGACACCCGGCCCACCGAGGGTGAAGCGCAGACGCCGCGGCAGAGCCGACTGCAGCGTCTGATGCGCTACCTCCCCTTGATCGCCCCCGTCCTGCTGTGGACCGTGCCCTGCGGGGTGCTGCTCTACTCCGGCCAGCACTGGCCGCTGTCCGGCACGCTGGTCGGCACCGCCCTGTTCGTCCTCGGTCTCGTCGGCATGCCGCTCGCGATGGTGCGCGGCCACGGCCGGCGCCAGCAGGACCGGGCGGCGATCGTCGGTGACACCCTGCTGGGCGCCGGCTGGGTTCTGTTCACCTGGTCCGTTCTGCTCGGCGTCCTCCTGCGGCTCGCCCTCACCCTGGCCGGCGTCGGCGAGAGCCAGGACCGGGCCCGTACCGTCACCTGGGCCGTCCTCGGCACCACCGCCGTACTGCTCGCCTGGGGCTACGCCGAAGCCCGCCGTGTACCCCGCGTGCGCCGACTCGACGTGCAACTGCCGCGACTGGGCGCCGGGTTGGACGGCACCCGCGTCGCCCTCATCACCGACACCCACTACGGCCCCCTTGATCGCGCCCGCTGGTCGGCACGGGTGTGCGAGACGGTCAACGCCCTGGAAGCCGACCTGGTCTGCCACACCGGCGACATCGCGGACGGCACCGCCGAACACCGCCGCGCCCAGGCCGCCCCGCTCGGCACCGTGCGGGCCACCAGGGCCCGGGTCTACGTCACCGGCAACCACGAGTACTACAGCGAGGCCCAGGGCTGGGTCGACCTGATGGACGAGTTGGGCTGGGAGCCGCTGCGCAACCGCCACCTGCTGCTCGAACGCGGAGGCGACACCCTCGTGGTGGCCGGCGTGGACGACGTCACCGCCGAGTCCTCGGGCCTTGCAGGCCACCGTGCCCACCTCGCCGGAGCCCTGAACGGCGCCGACCCCGACCTGCCCGTGCTGCTCCTGGCCCACCAGCCCAAGTTCGTCGACCGGGCGGCGGCAGCCGGTATCGACCTCCAGCTCTCCGGCCACACCCACGGTGGCCAGATCTGGCCCTTCCACCACCTGGTCCGCCTCGACCAGCCTGCCCTCGCCGGCCTCAGCCGCCACGGCGCCCGCACGCTCCTCTACACCAGCCGCGGCACCGGTTTCTGGGGCCCGCCGTTCCGCGTCTTCGCCCCCAGTGAGATCACGCTCCTCGTGCTCCGCTCCCCGCACCTGCCCAGCTCGCCGTAG
- a CDS encoding tautomerase family protein, with the protein MSMIRLTVASGSLTPQGRTTVQRDLADALLRCEGAPDAAFFRAQLWSYLVELPEGAQVTAADDTPRFLVEVTVPQAVLSEEGKARLVAEATGIVLSAAGLAQADAPRVWVLVHEQPDGTWGAGGSIVRHADLVALARKQRAAE; encoded by the coding sequence ATGTCGATGATCCGGCTGACCGTCGCGTCGGGTTCCCTCACCCCGCAGGGCCGCACGACCGTTCAGCGCGACCTGGCCGATGCGCTGCTGCGCTGCGAAGGCGCACCCGACGCGGCCTTCTTCCGGGCCCAGTTGTGGAGCTACCTCGTCGAACTTCCGGAAGGGGCGCAGGTCACCGCCGCGGACGACACCCCGCGTTTCCTCGTCGAGGTCACGGTCCCGCAGGCCGTGCTCTCCGAGGAGGGCAAGGCCCGCCTCGTGGCGGAGGCTACCGGGATCGTGCTGTCCGCCGCCGGACTCGCCCAGGCCGATGCGCCACGCGTCTGGGTGCTGGTGCACGAGCAGCCCGACGGAACGTGGGGTGCGGGAGGCTCGATCGTCCGCCACGCCGATCTCGTGGCCCTCGCCCGCAAGCAGCGCGCCGCGGAGTGA
- a CDS encoding IS1380 family transposase, whose product MKKRIGSYPRVRTEGGGRAVVSQAGGVLLVETVRKAGLDTAISAALTPWRKARAVHDPGKILLDLALAVALGGDCLADVAMLRAEPAVFGPVASDPTVSRLIDTLAASGEKALRAIRAARAEVREHVWRLAGREAPDAGGTVTVDLDGVLVIAHSDKEDAAPTWKRTYGHHPLMGFVDHGPGGTGEPVAALLRPGNAGSNTATDHITAAQLALAQLPKKYRRGRRTLIRTDSAGGTHDFVAWLARRGRWLSYSVGMVITEQVHQHVLKVPASAWTAAVEAGGEIRDGAWVAELTGDVLDAWPKGMRLIVRKERPHPGAQLRLTDADGMRLTCFATNTLGRPIAELERRHRLRARAEDRIRAARATGLRNLPLHRTAQNRIWLEIVQIALDLLAWMPMLALTGKARLWEPRRLRLRLFTAAGQLVTTGRRRILRLARHWPWTGHITAALDRLTQLPDTG is encoded by the coding sequence GTGAAGAAGCGTATCGGGTCGTACCCGCGTGTCCGCACCGAGGGCGGCGGCAGGGCGGTGGTCTCGCAGGCCGGGGGCGTGCTGCTGGTCGAGACCGTCCGCAAGGCCGGCTTGGACACCGCGATATCGGCGGCGCTGACGCCGTGGCGGAAGGCTCGGGCGGTGCACGACCCGGGCAAGATCCTGCTGGACCTGGCCCTGGCGGTCGCGCTGGGCGGGGACTGCCTCGCGGATGTCGCCATGCTGCGGGCCGAGCCGGCCGTGTTCGGGCCGGTGGCCTCCGACCCGACGGTCTCCCGCCTGATCGACACCCTCGCAGCCTCCGGGGAGAAAGCCCTGCGGGCCATCCGTGCCGCGCGGGCTGAAGTCCGCGAACATGTCTGGCGGTTGGCCGGCCGAGAAGCGCCTGATGCGGGCGGGACGGTGACCGTGGACCTCGACGGGGTGCTGGTGATCGCGCACTCGGACAAGGAAGACGCCGCGCCCACGTGGAAGCGAACCTACGGCCACCACCCGCTGATGGGGTTTGTCGACCACGGACCGGGCGGCACGGGTGAACCGGTCGCGGCCCTGCTCAGACCGGGCAACGCGGGATCGAACACGGCCACCGACCACATCACCGCCGCCCAACTGGCCCTGGCCCAGCTGCCGAAGAAATACCGGCGCGGGCGCCGGACCCTGATCCGCACCGACTCTGCGGGCGGCACCCACGACTTCGTCGCCTGGCTCGCCCGGCGGGGACGGTGGCTGTCCTACTCGGTCGGCATGGTGATCACCGAGCAGGTCCACCAGCATGTGCTGAAGGTTCCGGCATCGGCCTGGACGGCGGCCGTCGAGGCGGGCGGCGAGATCCGCGACGGCGCCTGGGTCGCTGAACTCACCGGCGACGTCCTGGACGCCTGGCCCAAGGGCATGCGGCTGATCGTCAGGAAGGAACGACCGCACCCCGGGGCCCAGTTGCGGCTCACGGATGCGGACGGCATGCGGCTGACCTGTTTCGCCACCAACACCTTGGGCCGGCCGATCGCCGAGCTCGAGCGCCGTCACCGCCTGCGGGCCCGGGCCGAGGACCGCATCCGCGCCGCCCGGGCCACCGGCCTGCGCAACCTGCCCCTGCACCGCACGGCCCAGAACCGGATCTGGCTGGAGATCGTGCAGATCGCTCTCGACCTGCTGGCCTGGATGCCGATGCTCGCCCTGACCGGCAAGGCCAGGCTCTGGGAACCCCGCCGACTACGGCTCCGCCTGTTCACCGCGGCCGGACAACTCGTGACCACCGGCCGTCGGCGAATCCTCCGCCTGGCCCGGCACTGGCCCTGGACCGGCCACATCACCGCCGCCCTCGACCGGCTCACCCAACTGCCCGACACTGGCTGA